The Lutibacter profundi genome includes a region encoding these proteins:
- a CDS encoding choice-of-anchor D domain-containing protein, with protein MYFKPLNLSKILFGITFLVSLNFFSQTVIHTADFESDLSGWSQAGGDDFDWTRDAGGTPSSNTGPSTGASGSYYMYTESSDPNYPSKVAYFVSPSFDLAGITNPTFVFYYHMYGSGMGTLDVEISTDGGSTYPTNLWSQTGEVQTSSSDDWSQVTLDLTAYIGETIYIRFKGTTGSSYRSDMAIDNVSLTVTYSGPEINVVGNGTNIPDGNTAISASDDTDFGSVYYLNGTITKTFTIENVGTSDLDVSSITSSNALFVVSNITLPVTIASGNSVTFDVTFDPSTVSTQTSTITINNTDSNEDPYTFDVEGSGVDYCASSGTTTYETGVTLVSFNTINNADGPLKDVGYEDFTAISTSVIQGSSYNLTVNVNTDGDYTIYAFVWIDWNQDGDFDDAGETYDMGYATDVSDGATSLSPLSITVPTGATLGSTRMRVSAKYNSDPTSCETGFDGEVEDYTVDVTSPAPAPEIQVLGNANNIPDGDLTTSASNNTNFGDVDTGNSVSKIFTIENIGDADLTIGTTVTLATGTIFTVTIQPATTTITSGNFTTFTITFSPVTVGAFTDVVTISNNDSDEDPFTFTIAGNGLAPLAAGPGGVTNGLYLWLKSTSGLGYTNGQSVSLWSDQARGADATVNTAGQEPTYRDDAAYNVNFNPVVDFDNSYNPVAIDSDFSYDDTTTQFLEGTSGLYTQDMFVVLIPDTTVNSTFGSMDVFCGDEDISSNQTDATGIGFGAYSIRFDSEVISYAIGTTSEDGSGGTENGYGVAETGGASYDNVGIINARNNTGLTQQELYYNATNIETTQNDVADFSNVNDSRYWIGRSEGWEASTDARIVEIITYSSRKTDASLTDERNKIQSYLAIKYGITLGVNGTTQDYVDSAGNVIWDQSANAGYNYDIAGIGRDDDSALNQKQSKSVNSAFDGTGQIRGLVTMGLTDIYTTNNQNISNNPTTFNDKEFLTWGNNNGNLDNAPNVINVDMSAGISGLSTPVTFTGMERVWKVTEHGGDIPSVKISIPTSAVRNISPPGSYFMFISDTGVFSPTADYRIMTEVGSNLETEYDFDGIKYITFGYAPETRVVRSINFDGIQDYIDMEDALDVNPSQFTISAWVKRGAGSTNTSIVSKRDNPFTEGYDFKINSSNQFEVVWKNGSTHTITSTTVIPQDEWHHVAIIYSGGTANLYIDGVLDTSVSSLTDPVNTSQSFYIAAAGKNTPTAFFEGNIDEVRIWDVALSVNQLRYIMNQEIEDNASFINGTIIPQTITKNEVASIPWANLAGYYPMSAYAYTNTIDDSGNKNQGALRNLDTVDYQTAPLPYESTANGSWDTAATWLNNSVQTLPNENSIVDGSKITWNIVETNNNVNIIRDVTVLGLKNNANELSVNADNSLTVSHYLLIDGVIDLDGESQLIQTTGSDLDAASTGYLERDQQGVGNLYRYNDWSSPVVSDFVAKTYTVADVLKDGTNASNPVNISFVGGYNGAVGPPIQIAEYWIYKYVNDLFDDYSKWVQIGSTGTLKAGEGFLMKGTGSAADQNYVFVGKPNNGTITLTVNDNNDYLVGNPYPSALDANQFIADNAGSITGTLYFWEHYGGNTHNLKDYQAGYGAYNLSGGVATTADPDVNQTAPTSPKTPARYVAVGQGFFVQGNATSGAKSIVFNNGQRAFQTEDVTNSIFMKTAKSTKTASKITADSDMRQKFRIGFNVGGNGHRQLLLTIDDRATDGVDWGFDGEIYDLLSNDMYWTIDSKKYVIQATNKLSLDKEIPLGIQLKEDGVVNINVDEFVNVTENTSIYIKDNFTGETYNITNQPFEINLKAGEYEDRFVLTFQPRLKTLEEIALEEGIHIFMNNAISEIQIKKIVDTEILNISIFNYLGQEIQTWKTNLNERFISLPINNATSGMYIVQINTTTGQITKKIIVQK; from the coding sequence ATGTATTTTAAACCCCTAAACCTCAGTAAAATACTTTTTGGTATAACTTTTTTAGTTTCATTAAACTTTTTTTCACAAACAGTTATTCATACTGCAGATTTTGAATCAGACCTTAGTGGTTGGAGTCAAGCAGGAGGTGATGATTTTGATTGGACAAGAGATGCGGGAGGTACGCCATCCTCTAACACCGGTCCATCAACAGGGGCAAGTGGGTCTTATTACATGTATACAGAATCTTCAGATCCAAACTATCCATCTAAAGTTGCTTATTTTGTAAGTCCATCCTTTGATTTAGCTGGTATAACAAACCCTACCTTTGTTTTTTACTACCATATGTATGGATCTGGTATGGGAACTCTAGACGTAGAGATAAGTACAGATGGAGGATCTACCTACCCAACCAATTTATGGTCTCAAACAGGAGAAGTACAAACAAGCAGTAGTGATGATTGGTCACAAGTTACATTAGATTTAACAGCATATATTGGGGAAACAATATATATAAGATTCAAAGGCACTACAGGTAGCTCTTACAGAAGTGATATGGCAATTGATAATGTATCGTTAACAGTTACTTATTCTGGACCAGAAATAAACGTAGTTGGTAATGGAACTAATATACCAGATGGTAATACAGCAATATCAGCATCTGACGATACTGATTTTGGAAGTGTATATTATTTAAATGGGACAATTACAAAAACATTTACAATTGAAAATGTTGGTACATCCGATTTAGATGTTTCTTCAATAACAAGTAGCAACGCTTTATTTGTTGTAAGTAATATAACTTTACCTGTAACAATAGCTAGTGGTAATTCTGTTACCTTTGATGTTACTTTTGATCCTAGCACAGTAAGTACTCAAACATCAACAATAACTATAAATAACACAGATTCTAACGAAGACCCTTATACGTTTGATGTTGAAGGATCTGGAGTTGATTATTGCGCTTCAAGTGGTACGACAACTTATGAGACAGGGGTTACATTGGTTTCATTTAACACTATTAATAATGCTGATGGCCCGTTGAAAGATGTTGGATATGAAGATTTTACAGCAATTTCTACATCGGTAATACAAGGGTCATCTTATAATTTAACTGTAAATGTAAATACAGACGGAGATTATACCATTTATGCATTCGTATGGATTGATTGGAATCAAGATGGTGATTTTGATGATGCTGGCGAAACTTATGATATGGGGTATGCAACTGATGTTTCTGATGGTGCAACATCACTTAGTCCGTTATCCATTACTGTACCAACAGGGGCAACACTCGGCTCAACAAGAATGAGAGTTTCTGCAAAGTACAATTCAGATCCAACCAGTTGTGAAACAGGTTTTGATGGAGAGGTAGAAGATTATACGGTAGATGTTACATCTCCTGCACCTGCACCTGAAATACAAGTTTTAGGAAATGCAAATAATATACCAGATGGAGATCTTACAACTTCAGCTTCTAATAATACTAATTTTGGTGATGTAGACACAGGAAATTCTGTCAGTAAAATATTCACCATAGAAAATATAGGGGATGCAGATTTAACCATTGGAACCACTGTGACATTAGCTACAGGAACTATTTTTACAGTTACAATACAACCAGCAACAACAACTATAACTTCTGGAAACTTTACAACCTTCACGATTACGTTCTCTCCTGTTACAGTAGGTGCTTTTACAGATGTTGTAACTATCTCAAATAATGATTCAGATGAAGATCCTTTTACATTTACTATTGCAGGAAATGGATTAGCTCCTTTAGCTGCAGGTCCAGGAGGTGTAACTAATGGATTGTATTTATGGCTTAAATCAACATCTGGGTTAGGATATACCAATGGCCAAAGTGTTTCCCTTTGGTCAGACCAAGCTAGAGGTGCTGATGCAACTGTTAATACTGCTGGCCAAGAACCTACTTACAGAGATGATGCAGCATATAATGTAAACTTCAACCCTGTAGTAGATTTTGATAATAGTTACAATCCAGTTGCGATTGATAGTGATTTCTCATATGATGACACCACAACTCAATTTTTAGAAGGAACTAGTGGTTTGTATACGCAAGATATGTTTGTGGTACTAATACCAGATACTACCGTTAATTCAACCTTTGGAAGTATGGATGTTTTTTGTGGAGATGAAGATATTTCCTCCAATCAAACAGATGCAACAGGTATAGGTTTTGGAGCATATTCGATACGTTTTGATAGTGAAGTTATTTCGTATGCTATTGGAACTACTTCGGAAGACGGAAGTGGAGGAACAGAAAACGGTTATGGAGTTGCAGAAACAGGAGGAGCTTCATACGACAATGTAGGAATAATAAACGCTAGAAATAATACAGGATTAACACAACAAGAGTTATACTATAACGCTACGAATATTGAAACTACTCAAAATGACGTTGCAGATTTTTCAAATGTAAACGATTCAAGATATTGGATAGGAAGAAGTGAAGGTTGGGAAGCAAGTACAGATGCTCGAATTGTTGAAATTATTACTTACTCCTCTAGAAAAACAGATGCAAGTTTAACAGATGAAAGAAATAAAATTCAATCGTATTTAGCTATTAAATATGGTATTACGTTGGGTGTAAATGGCACAACACAAGATTATGTAGATTCTGCAGGAAATGTTATTTGGGATCAATCTGCCAATGCGGGCTATAATTATGATATAGCGGGAATAGGTAGAGATGATGATTCAGCATTAAATCAAAAACAATCTAAAAGTGTGAATAGTGCATTTGATGGTACAGGTCAAATAAGAGGTTTGGTTACCATGGGTTTAACAGATATTTACACCACAAACAACCAAAACATTAGCAACAATCCTACCACTTTTAATGATAAAGAGTTTTTAACTTGGGGGAATAATAATGGGAATTTAGATAACGCACCTAATGTTATAAATGTTGATATGAGTGCGGGAATATCAGGTTTATCTACTCCTGTTACGTTTACTGGAATGGAAAGGGTTTGGAAAGTAACAGAACATGGAGGAGATATTCCTTCAGTAAAAATTTCAATTCCTACAAGTGCAGTGCGTAATATTTCTCCTCCAGGAAGTTACTTTATGTTTATTTCTGATACAGGAGTTTTTAGTCCTACAGCCGATTATAGAATAATGACAGAAGTAGGAAGTAATTTAGAAACCGAATATGATTTTGATGGCATTAAATATATTACTTTTGGCTATGCACCTGAAACACGAGTAGTGCGTTCTATTAATTTTGATGGTATTCAAGATTATATAGATATGGAAGATGCGTTGGATGTAAATCCATCGCAATTCACCATTTCTGCATGGGTAAAAAGAGGAGCGGGATCAACCAATACCTCTATTGTTTCTAAAAGAGATAATCCTTTTACAGAAGGATATGATTTTAAAATTAACTCTTCTAATCAGTTTGAAGTAGTTTGGAAAAACGGTAGTACACACACCATTACGTCAACTACGGTAATTCCACAGGATGAGTGGCATCACGTAGCTATTATCTATAGCGGAGGAACGGCAAATTTATATATTGATGGAGTTTTAGATACATCTGTTTCATCTTTAACAGATCCAGTTAACACCTCGCAATCTTTTTATATTGCTGCTGCAGGTAAAAATACACCAACAGCATTTTTTGAAGGTAATATAGATGAAGTTAGAATTTGGGATGTAGCTTTATCAGTAAATCAGTTGCGTTATATTATGAACCAAGAAATAGAAGATAATGCTAGTTTTATAAACGGAACAATTATTCCACAAACTATTACTAAAAATGAAGTAGCTTCAATTCCTTGGGCAAATTTGGCTGGATATTACCCAATGTCTGCTTATGCTTATACAAATACAATAGATGATTCAGGAAATAAAAATCAAGGAGCTTTAAGAAATTTAGATACCGTAGATTATCAAACAGCACCTCTTCCATACGAAAGTACAGCTAATGGAAGTTGGGATACTGCTGCTACTTGGTTGAATAATTCAGTCCAAACCTTACCTAATGAGAATTCAATTGTTGATGGTTCCAAAATAACTTGGAATATTGTAGAAACCAATAACAATGTTAATATTATCAGAGATGTAACAGTATTAGGATTAAAAAACAATGCGAATGAACTTTCTGTTAATGCAGATAATTCTTTAACAGTATCTCATTATTTATTAATAGATGGAGTTATAGATTTAGATGGAGAATCTCAGTTAATACAAACTACAGGTAGTGATTTAGATGCTGCAAGTACAGGTTATTTAGAACGAGACCAACAAGGAGTAGGTAATTTATACCGTTATAATGATTGGTCTTCACCAGTAGTTTCAGATTTTGTTGCTAAAACGTATACCGTTGCAGATGTTTTAAAAGATGGTACAAATGCTAGTAACCCTGTTAACATTTCATTTGTAGGAGGGTATAATGGAGCTGTGGGGCCACCAATTCAAATTGCTGAATATTGGATATACAAATATGTTAATGACTTATTTGATGATTATAGTAAATGGGTACAAATAGGTAGTACAGGAACCTTAAAAGCAGGAGAAGGATTTTTAATGAAAGGAACAGGATCTGCAGCAGACCAAAATTATGTATTTGTTGGCAAACCAAATAATGGTACTATTACCTTAACGGTAAACGACAATAATGATTACTTAGTAGGAAACCCATATCCATCTGCTTTAGATGCAAATCAATTTATAGCAGATAATGCAGGAAGCATTACAGGAACGCTCTATTTTTGGGAACATTATGGAGGAAATACACACAATTTAAAAGATTATCAAGCAGGATATGGAGCTTATAATTTATCAGGAGGTGTAGCAACAACTGCAGATCCTGATGTAAACCAAACAGCTCCTACTTCACCAAAAACACCAGCTAGATATGTTGCTGTAGGACAAGGATTTTTTGTACAAGGTAATGCAACATCGGGAGCAAAAAGCATTGTTTTTAATAATGGACAACGAGCTTTTCAAACGGAAGATGTTACTAACTCAATTTTTATGAAGACTGCAAAATCTACAAAAACAGCTTCCAAAATAACAGCAGATTCTGATATGCGACAAAAATTTAGAATTGGATTTAATGTAGGAGGAAATGGACATAGGCAATTATTGCTTACCATAGATGATAGAGCAACTGATGGTGTAGATTGGGGATTCGATGGAGAAATATATGATTTACTGAGTAATGATATGTATTGGACTATAGATTCAAAAAAATATGTTATCCAGGCAACGAATAAACTTAGTTTAGATAAAGAAATTCCATTGGGAATTCAGTTAAAAGAAGATGGTGTAGTAAATATTAATGTTGATGAATTTGTAAATGTAACAGAAAACACTTCAATTTATATTAAAGATAATTTTACTGGTGAAACATATAATATTACAAATCAGCCTTTTGAAATCAATTTAAAAGCAGGAGAATATGAAGATAGGTTTGTACTAACATTCCAACCACGGTTAAAAACACTAGAAGAAATAGCCTTGGAAGAAGGTATTCACATTTTTATGAATAATGCTATTTCTGAAATACAAATAAAGAAAATTGTTGATACTGAAATACTCAATATAAGTATATTTAATTATCTTGGACAGGAAATACAAACTTGGAAAACAAATTTAAATGAAAGGTTTATTTCATTACCAATTAATAATGCTACTTCAGGAATGTATATAGTACAAATTAATACAACCACTGGTCAAATCACAAAAAAAATAATTGTACAAAAATAA
- the rnpA gene encoding ribonuclease P protein component — translation MRYTLGKEEKLKSKKAIEQLFAEGNRLNSFPIQLIYLKKKHQSEFPIKVGFTVPKRSVKLAVHRNRIKRVMREVYRKNKHLFSNNLKEHYIFMFIYSAKEELKYEDLEFSIKKISTKFLNKIIKNE, via the coding sequence ATGAGATATACCTTAGGAAAAGAAGAAAAATTAAAAAGTAAAAAGGCAATAGAGCAATTATTTGCTGAGGGAAATCGGTTAAATTCATTTCCTATACAGTTGATTTATTTAAAAAAGAAACATCAATCAGAATTTCCTATAAAAGTTGGTTTTACCGTACCAAAACGCTCTGTTAAATTAGCGGTACACAGAAATAGAATTAAAAGAGTTATGCGTGAAGTATATAGAAAAAACAAGCATCTTTTTTCTAATAATTTGAAAGAACACTATATTTTTATGTTTATTTATAGTGCAAAAGAAGAATTGAAATATGAAGATTTAGAGTTTTCAATAAAGAAAATTAGCACTAAATTTTTAAATAAAATTATTAAAAATGAATAA
- a CDS encoding acyl-CoA dehydrogenase family protein yields MSQDLFQAPDYYQLDELLTEEHILVRDAAREWVKKEVSPIIEQAAQDAKFPTSIVSGLAEIGAFGPYIPEEYGGAGLDQISYGLIMQEIERGDSGVRSTASVQSSLVMYPIWKYGNEEQRKKYLPKLASGEFLGCFGLTEPDHGSNPGGMVTNIKDMGDYYLLNGAKMWISNAPFADIAVVWAKNEDGRIKGLIVERGMEGFSTPETHNKWSLRASSTGELIFDNVKIPKENILPNKDGLGAPLGCLDSARYGIAWGAIGAAMDCYDTALRYAKERIQFGKPIASFQLQQKKLAEMITEITKAQLLTWRLGTLKNDGRATAAQISMAKRNNVEMALKIAREARQVLGAMGITGEYSIMRHMMNLESVITYEGTHDIHLLITGMDITGIPAFK; encoded by the coding sequence ATGTCACAAGATTTATTTCAAGCTCCAGATTATTATCAATTAGATGAATTGTTAACTGAAGAGCATATATTAGTACGAGATGCAGCAAGAGAATGGGTAAAAAAAGAGGTTTCTCCAATTATAGAGCAAGCCGCTCAAGATGCAAAATTTCCAACTTCTATAGTTTCAGGTTTAGCTGAAATTGGTGCTTTTGGGCCTTATATTCCTGAAGAATATGGCGGTGCTGGTTTAGACCAAATATCGTATGGGTTAATTATGCAGGAAATTGAACGTGGAGATTCTGGTGTTCGTTCTACTGCCTCTGTGCAATCTTCATTGGTAATGTATCCTATTTGGAAATATGGCAATGAAGAACAACGAAAAAAATATTTACCAAAATTAGCAAGTGGTGAGTTTTTAGGTTGCTTTGGATTAACAGAACCCGATCACGGTTCAAATCCAGGAGGTATGGTTACCAATATTAAAGATATGGGTGATTATTACTTGTTGAATGGCGCAAAAATGTGGATTTCAAATGCTCCTTTTGCTGATATTGCTGTTGTTTGGGCTAAAAATGAAGATGGACGAATTAAAGGACTAATTGTTGAACGTGGTATGGAAGGTTTTTCAACTCCTGAAACTCATAATAAATGGAGTTTAAGAGCTTCTTCTACGGGAGAATTAATTTTTGATAATGTGAAAATTCCCAAAGAAAATATCTTACCTAATAAAGATGGTTTAGGCGCTCCTCTTGGATGTTTAGATTCTGCTCGTTACGGTATTGCTTGGGGAGCTATTGGTGCAGCAATGGATTGTTATGATACAGCTTTGAGATATGCCAAAGAACGTATTCAGTTTGGAAAACCTATTGCAAGTTTTCAATTACAACAAAAAAAATTAGCCGAAATGATTACAGAAATTACTAAGGCTCAATTATTAACTTGGCGTTTAGGAACACTAAAAAATGACGGTAGAGCAACTGCGGCACAAATTTCTATGGCAAAAAGAAACAATGTTGAAATGGCTTTAAAAATAGCTCGTGAAGCTCGTCAAGTACTGGGAGCTATGGGTATTACGGGTGAATATTCTATTATGCGTCATATGATGAACTTAGAAAGTGTTATCACTTATGAAGGAACACACGATATTCATTTGTTAATTACAGGAATGGATATTACAGGAATTCCTGCTTTTAAATAA
- a CDS encoding M14 family zinc carboxypeptidase encodes MKIKLLFAAFFCALFFANAQTNKDLADKYLKKRGELAFTFTANNIHEVKKLSSIISFDHGQNRNNPLTINAIANKKNFNKFLEFNLPFTVNKKLNEPKKVKMYDTKNNVNAKATAYTLTFPLNAYPTYADYAQQMADFANDNPTIAQLVNIGQSVNGKDLLFIKLSDNVGTHEQEPRLLLTSSMHGDEIAGYPMMLSLIDFLITAYNDVANPRHTEIKNLVDNSEIWINPMANPDGTFYGSATYTTVSGARRANANAIDLNRNYPDPKDGPNPDGNAYQVETLAFMSMADSYHFVIGANFHGGAVVVNYPWDTWTAAEGYHADDDWYQFISREYATNAQLDSPSGYMTYLNNGITHGATWYRVAGGRQDYMNYDKHVRELTIELSDVKLIPEAEIQNHWNYNRDALIDFFKEGIYGFTGLVKDASTGNPIKAKITIVGRDDQVNSRNSWVETELPIGDYYRPIKAGTYDILYEADCYQPYTLTNQTITDLQTIVLADVLLTPVTATTPINFVTSSITNTTATIGWDDAGVSSYDIQYRVSGSSTWINTSSVTNSLDLTGLTASTTYEYQVRSICNSSTSNYSTSTTFTTLAVNYCAAAGNSIVDEFISNVQLGGIDNNSLASTTSGYSDYTSSVIFPDLNLNSTNNTISVTKNWTGTSYTEAVAVWIDFNKDGTFDVSEMVFDDPSSTTTPVVSPNFTIPGTAVLGTTRMRVIMKYYGGAGSNITDPCENTFSYGEVEDYTVNIVDTTLGIEDEILNTFQLYPNPVSSGEITLKMPNDIYEFTVTISNMFGQKVYVEDVKTITNNKHTINTNAIKTGIYLVTINTDLGKATKKLVIQ; translated from the coding sequence ATGAAAATAAAATTACTATTTGCAGCTTTTTTTTGTGCTTTATTTTTTGCAAATGCACAAACAAATAAAGACCTAGCAGATAAATATTTAAAAAAGAGAGGTGAACTAGCCTTTACTTTCACAGCCAATAATATACATGAAGTAAAAAAGCTTTCCTCAATTATTTCTTTTGACCACGGACAAAACAGAAATAATCCTTTAACAATAAATGCTATAGCAAATAAAAAGAATTTTAATAAATTTTTAGAATTCAATTTACCTTTTACGGTTAATAAAAAATTAAATGAGCCCAAAAAGGTTAAAATGTATGATACCAAAAATAATGTGAACGCTAAAGCTACAGCGTATACATTAACATTCCCATTAAACGCCTATCCAACGTATGCAGATTACGCACAACAAATGGCAGATTTTGCAAATGATAATCCTACAATTGCACAATTGGTAAATATAGGTCAATCAGTTAATGGGAAAGATTTACTTTTTATAAAATTATCAGATAATGTTGGTACGCACGAACAAGAACCACGATTATTATTAACATCTTCTATGCATGGCGATGAAATAGCAGGGTATCCAATGATGCTTTCTTTAATAGATTTTCTTATTACCGCATATAATGATGTAGCAAACCCAAGACATACCGAAATAAAAAATTTGGTAGATAATTCTGAAATATGGATTAACCCAATGGCTAACCCTGATGGTACTTTTTACGGTTCAGCTACGTACACAACAGTTAGTGGAGCACGTAGAGCAAATGCAAATGCAATTGATTTAAATAGAAATTATCCAGATCCAAAAGACGGACCTAATCCTGATGGTAATGCCTATCAGGTTGAAACATTGGCTTTTATGTCAATGGCAGATAGTTATCATTTTGTAATTGGAGCAAATTTTCATGGAGGTGCAGTAGTAGTTAATTACCCTTGGGATACTTGGACTGCTGCTGAAGGTTACCATGCTGATGATGACTGGTATCAATTTATAAGTCGGGAATATGCTACAAATGCTCAACTTGATAGCCCTTCTGGATATATGACTTATTTAAATAATGGTATAACTCATGGAGCAACTTGGTATAGAGTTGCCGGAGGACGTCAAGATTATATGAATTATGATAAACATGTAAGAGAGCTTACAATTGAATTGAGTGACGTTAAATTAATTCCAGAGGCTGAAATCCAAAATCATTGGAATTACAATAGAGATGCCTTAATAGATTTTTTTAAAGAGGGAATTTACGGTTTTACAGGGTTAGTTAAAGATGCTTCTACAGGAAACCCAATAAAAGCTAAAATAACAATTGTAGGAAGAGATGATCAAGTAAATAGTAGAAATTCTTGGGTTGAAACAGAATTACCAATAGGAGATTATTATAGACCAATAAAAGCAGGAACCTATGATATTTTATATGAAGCAGATTGTTATCAACCTTATACGTTAACAAATCAAACAATAACAGATTTACAAACAATTGTTTTAGCAGATGTTTTATTAACACCTGTTACAGCAACTACTCCAATAAATTTTGTTACTTCAAGTATTACGAATACAACAGCAACCATAGGTTGGGATGATGCAGGAGTGAGTTCTTACGACATTCAATACCGAGTTAGTGGATCTTCAACTTGGATAAACACATCATCAGTAACAAACTCATTGGATTTAACAGGATTAACCGCTTCAACTACTTATGAATATCAAGTTAGAAGTATATGTAATTCCAGTACATCCAATTATAGTACTTCAACAACATTTACAACCTTAGCAGTTAATTATTGTGCTGCTGCAGGGAATAGTATTGTAGATGAATTTATTAGCAATGTTCAGTTAGGTGGAATAGACAATAATTCTTTAGCATCAACAACTTCTGGATATTCAGATTATACAAGCTCCGTTATTTTTCCAGATTTGAATTTAAATTCTACAAATAATACAATTTCAGTTACTAAAAACTGGACTGGAACATCCTATACTGAAGCTGTTGCCGTTTGGATAGATTTTAACAAGGATGGAACTTTTGATGTTTCCGAAATGGTTTTTGATGACCCCTCCTCTACAACAACTCCAGTAGTAAGTCCAAATTTCACTATACCTGGAACAGCAGTATTAGGAACTACTAGAATGAGAGTTATAATGAAATATTACGGTGGGGCAGGAAGTAATATAACTGATCCGTGTGAAAACACATTTTCTTATGGAGAGGTTGAAGATTACACCGTTAATATTGTAGACACAACGTTAGGTATTGAAGATGAAATATTAAATACATTTCAATTATACCCAAATCCGGTTTCATCAGGAGAAATTACGCTAAAAATGCCAAATGATATTTATGAGTTTACTGTTACAATTTCAAATATGTTTGGACAAAAAGTGTATGTTGAAGATGTAAAAACAATAACTAATAATAAACATACAATTAATACAAACGCTATAAAAACAGGTATTTATTTGGTAACTATAAATACAGATTTAGGAAAAGCAACAAAGAAATTAGTAATACAATAA